tctaactcaactctatatgagtcgaactctctcgcgatataaatatacccaaaataccccttttattcctaacttgtctcagggactagatcctgtagctctgataccaacttgaGACGCcatcaatctcggggttaggaaatgaggacccacacacctttaatctaataattaaataagcataaaccccgattaactacgaacaggatcaaacaggataaagtatgagataagattacaactaccaatcataaaatataattCACAACCCCAAAATactattaaataaacataatcgattccggctgggaaccgacagataacccattgtatctttacattTTCCcttctaagcgcttgctcactcagaaataccactacctgctctggcaaccggaagccctcaacacgatagggaaGCCCTCAGAAaattttaatacgtagatctcgaaattagctttccaaccattactcataatagactTTTGAGCGAAcagttgattttatatgattttcgcaagttcgtgataataatagcattttagcgcataaaaatcaatttaaaatgcaatgGCCACCAAATAAGtccattcatcatttttaaaaagtctctaggactattatgaagataacaaaacaaatcacatatttttatcttactcagataattttataaaaatgtgcgaaggttaaataaacatttatttaaatcaagtaattcctttaaattaataaaaatatcaCAAATCACGTAGTCATGCACACAAACAAGCAATCACACATAGATGAACATAtaacaactcatgtctgatcataaaatttgtctttctttaatctttatctttttctatgcgtatcgggtcacgttcagcctgatgGCCCGACGCTCAGTGTTccaattacgcttctcattatcattatcgaccgacacgtcactaggacGAAATATTTTACTTAAACATTAATTTCACACAATCActcatattttatattctttaaatcattattaggacgagttccgttctccctgacggcccgacaatacagcttaactcctaagctgactctttaaattggaacgtttttatttacgctcctatattctaatatacaacaaagacaattaatcaacactttaTCACATAATTATTATCACATCGCATAAAgtatactttattgacttaattatgtcgcaaaattctcagtcgtcacaatacAAATCACAATGGATATTACAATTACCGTTATTACTCTCTCTGTTTTTTTTAATTATCGGTTTTATTTTTTACACATTTCAATGTGTTTTGACCGACTAGTTAGAATTATCGtttgtatttttttaaataaaagtaaacaactaatattttaattcaaaaaaaataaaattatatttttgactaactgatcaaaatatattaaaatgTGCACATCAGTCAAAGTGAGAAATTAaaacaataaaataaaaataaaaggaGTAGTTACTAGCCATATACTGTTTGGGCTACTTATTTCCTAATTATGAAAGTTAATAGTATATGTTGGAGAATTTCATACCCATGGATTGGTCAACAAGTCCACAAATATATATACTTTGACTTGGGCCTGTAAATTCTACCAATTGCAACATGCTAGCCCAACAATTAAGAATCAACATTCTTTCCATAATCCCACCACACAGTTTCATTCATCCATTGTTATTTGTTACTTGTTAGTACAGGATCGGAAAAAATCGAGTCGAATAAAATCGattcaaaattgaaataaaaattaaaaaattgaaCCGATTTAAATGACTTGATTTCGGTTATGTTTTTTAACCGAACCGATAAAAATCAAACCGAActttttattaatattaataaatattttacacatataatttatatattattatgaATTTTCATGAATTATAACCTGCTCCTGCGAAGCTTATATATGAAAATCAGCGTCTCCAAGTAATGTTGTGAATATAATGCAGTGTATCAAGTTCTTTCTCAGAATAAACTCACTTTTTAACCTGTTCAAGTTTGATTAAATTTTTCCGTAAATGTCATGGCCAATTAGTATTGCATTTTAATTGTTATGGCCAATCATTCTTGCATTCTAATTTCATATACATGGAAGATAAATTTGATCTTGACCCCGACTTTGATCTAAATTCTAAACATTCTGAGATTTCTTTGCCTCTTCCTAATTCTAGTCTTTATTAAATAAgaaattttatttttagaaaGAGAACAATGCTGTTACACTTGCACAATCCCAAATTATATTTTGTAATCTTTTCATTTGTGCCTCGCAAGTCGCAACCTTATAGTGATTAGGTTAATCTTTTGCTAAGCATCTatttgtgttatatattatttaattttatatttttcgGTTTTATATTCAGAATCGAACCGATTATAACCGAACTGGTGTTTATCGAAATCGAATTTGAATCAACGGTTGCATTTTTTGATTATAAAAACTGAATATATACGGTTGCAATTTCAATTTTATCCAAAAACTGAGTCAAACTGACTCATACTCTTCCTTAGGCATCACGACCCGGATCGTCCTCGATCCTCACGAACGAATTTCAGGGTTAGACAAAATAGGTTTAAAAAGCTCAAAATCCGAAATTTGAtcctatttttttaaaaacttatcTGGTTGTAAATTCGAGTAAACGTAACTTAGTTCGAATAAAATCCAAATTTTAAAAAAAGTTCGGATGAAAGTTCAGTTAGTATCGGATGAGGTCCGACATTATAAAAAATTCGATCCAAAATTCTGTTTAACTTAGATAACACCCGTATTTTTCGAAAACCCATATAAACCCACAAATTTTCTTTGacaaaattaaaaaatacacgatatcttttaaaaaatttagattatcaatatttaaatataaatggCGGGATAAAAGTTTGTATTGACTCGATTGGACTCGGCCAGCCCTACAGCAGGTCCAAGACGGgcctaattttttttatatatatttttgttaTATTTGTTTACATAAGTTTAAattaactatttattaaaacCACAAAATTAAAGCAGAATTTTTATATACGCGACTTCTTTGTAACGTAACGAAAGAAATAGATGAAATAGATTATTTGCTAtttattatttagaaaaaaaatcaaTTCTCTCGTGTCCTTTCAATAATTTTGAGTTTGAAAGTGTAGCATGTATGATAAACACATTTTAATCAGCTTAACTGATGTACGATACTCCTACCAGATGTCTAGATCCCTGCGGATATGCTGCGGATCGATGTTTATTTGTCTAATTACAATCctaattataattattaaaaaaaatgttGAGATTTTTGTTGGGTAATGTGACTCGTCTAGAAGATGGCCCTACCACATTCTATCCTTCCAGCATCGTTTCAAAAATGTCGGCTATCATAAAATTAACGTTTTATGTTTCGAATGTTTTCCAAAAtgtataaaaattatttttatcaagccaagataaataatttataaatattcaGTTTAACATAATCATATAGTAGGGTTTTTTATATAAGCAAATTTATTAATCAGAGAATCAGTACATAGGATACTACCAGTAGCATCCCTTCACAAAAAGCTAATTACCAAACCACCCAAAAACTATAGCTGAGATCTAGGGCTTTGGCACACTCTCTCTTGTTTTTTTTTTAgttataaaaatcatttttgtgttcaatttattttttaaatatttggtCTAAAATTATAAGAACAGggattttaattttgtttttttgtttATAAAACAGAATATTAAAATGTGAGATAGGTTAAGTTTGCTTAAGTACTATAGTCTATATATTTGCTTATAAATTGTTGAATGATAATGATATTTAGTTTAATAGCTTCAATTCTCGGCTAACTATAAAGACATTCCATCGATTATTTCAGTGGGTAAGAGCAAGTGACAGCTAACTATCAAGACATTTGATCGATTGGCTAAGTTGTTAAGAGCAAGTGGCAGTTATCAAAATATCGAAGAATTAACTTTTCGGAGAGATGATTGATACGGTTATTCTTTTAAATTGAGTTTAAATTTGCCCGATTATGAGTAGGGGCACTTCATAGTTTTGAAATCACGCAATAGTGTGAGTAATTTGTAGTAAAAAAAAGTTAATAACTTTAGTTGTTGAAAAGTAAAACTAGTATATCATTTCTCAGGATTGTCACCTGGATAAGATCATTTTTATTTTAACTTCTATAATTTTCTGCCGAAAGGTATCACCAGAAAACTATGACAATAGCCAGCCATCGCCCCCACTGCAAAACTGTGGCCTTTTAACGTGTACCCATTCTCATAACATGCTCTGCATATCGTTCAACTTTGATAGGCAACAGGGAATCAATTCAATATTGTAATAATTAACATACTAGTAAAAATTAATGACTCCAATCTAGTATAAATAGCAGCTCCACTTGTGCTATTTTTCCACACCAAAACCTTACTATACTCTCTCAGTTGCCTCTCTTCATTCTCTCTGTTTTCAGTTTGATCAAATCTTGCAACTTAGATTCTTTAAGAATATGGGTGTCCAAAAGACCGTGGTTGAGGCTCCTTCTACCGTGTCTGCGGAGAAAATGTATCAGGGATTTCTCCTTGATATGGACACTGTTTTTCCTAAAGTTCTTCCTCAGCTTATCAAGAGTGTCGAAATTCTTGAGGGCGATGGTGGCGTTGGAACCGTCAAGCTCGTCCATCTTGGCGAAGGTAACTATATAATTTATAGTGATCTCGTTATTTTTGCGTATTGTGCTCCTAAGAAATTACTCTGCATCAAGTAGGTTCAGAGAGTGTGACGATTATTATAAATTTGTCATAATTATATTCGTACTAAATTAAAACTGTGAACTTGCAGCTACTGAATATACCACCATGAAGCAAAAGGTGGATGTGATTGACAAGGCTGGATTGGCTTACACTTACACCACCATCGGAGGCGACATTTTGGTGGACGTACTCGAGTCAGTGGTGAATGAATTCGTTGTTGTGCCAACCGACGGAGGTTGCATAGTGAAGAACACCACCATTTACAACACCAAAGGCGACGCTGTGCTCCCCGAAGACAAGATCAAGGAAGCTACTGAGAAGTCTGCTCTGGCCTTCAAAGCTGTTGAAGCTTACCTCCTAGCAAACTTGCAGTTTCTTGCTTGATAATAGTATTATGAGTGTGTCCGGTACTTTAATCAAGTTTGCTTGTTTGTTTACGAGTTATGTATGAGTTGAACTGAGGCTGTCAACTGCTGAGATATATACACCTCGAGTATGCATATATCATCAATAAAACATCGAATCATCCGCTTTTCCATTTCTAAGAATACGATTTTATTATCTTACCTGAGTGGTTATATTATTACGAATTTTCTATCATATATCCATGATCATATAATAATTGTGAAAAATCCATGTTATTATAACATGATCGTAAATATTGTTTCCAGTACTTTCCGCTTCACATATACACGGGAATGTTGCAATATAAAGTCTACTGATAAAGTGATTTTGAACCCTAtaacattatttatttattttttaataatatgataaatTATGATCATAATTTAGTAGGATTAATAATTAATGTTTAGTTGTTTAACAATTGAGTAGTTTAAggatttataataatatttatttattatttaataaccaaaattatgGGATAACTGTTGAGCCAAATTATACTTTCATCcgattattataatatagtatagatatccGCACTTGAAATCTCGGAGTTTCGTGGAGAAAGCTAGCTTGACACCTTTGAATAAGGAGATCATGAAAATATCATTTGTTGATGAAATTCATCAAAATACACATTTTGAGAATACATTGTTGAAAATATTCATTTTATTACGTATTTTTTAGTTAGATAATGATAATGCGTATTTATAAATTGGGTATGTCAGAAAATTACAAAGAATATGTATTTTTAATTTGGATATTACTTTTGAGATACTTAACTATCAAATGcgtattataaaaagaaaattgAATAATTATTTGGCAAATGCGTATGTTGTACAAAATAGGATATTCAATTGACAAATGAGTATCCTAAATGGTAAAATCACCCCGGTCGTCAGAATTGATATTTTCATTCgttttcataaaaaaaaatattattttaaacattTTTTCGAGACCATACACTCCCTCTTTTCTGTTTATTTTGGTCATAATTCTTAATTTGGATTTTCCAAAAATTAGTGTAAGTTTAGTTGATATACATGAGAAGTAAACTTTTCTTGTTCTGTAAAGCAAAATATATTAATAAGAGAAAGGCCCATAAACAAAAGGGATACAAGATTGGGGTACCTAGACCAACCAACCTAATCTTTACCCAGCCGAGCCCACTACAATTTATTAGAATTCAGTCCACTACCCATCTTGACCCAAACCCCTAATCACTTAATCGAACATAATGAGACCAGACAAAATTTCTAGAATAGGCTAAAACTAAAACATAAATAATTATCTGACAAAAAAAAAcattaataacctttattaataatcaaaaactatttttaagtggcattttgattttatttatttttaatttcacCACCTTTCAATTTCACCTTTTATGATTCATATTATAACACTAAGtatattatttttatcatttttgattcttatatgactcataattctatatgtattatttttacccaTTTTTTGAATTATATGAGCAtgctttatttatttttttagatttaaattttatttttaattatgtttTGAAATTAATAGGTTCATAAATTGGCTTAACTAGATAGTTCTTGAAAAATATAAACCACGGCCAAGTAAATAGGTCGTGTTTAAATTGGaatttttttatttagatttttttaATTCGTTGGTGAAATtctattttaataaaatgatatgGATATTATAAAAACCGTATTTTAGTTTCCGTTACAAATAACAAGTCAATGAAGATATCTCATGATAGGTTGTAGTCAACTGTTGAGTTAGATGTTGAGCTAAGCACATAACAGAGAGTTTCCAGCTGTCATTCTGTTTTAGGGGAAAGTTTGTTAGATCTGATAAATAGAGACTCATTTTGTGTACTTTCAGTTTAACAAAAATAATAAGAATTCTTCATTTTTGTAAAATCTTATCATTATCTCCTTCATGTAAAATTGCTGATTGCTATCATTctgacatggtatcagagctatgtcAATCGATCATATGAGATGTATCGTTCATATGCTTTCCCTGTAATGAACAATACTACTACCACTGCTGCTGGATCGTCTTCTTCGATGGGATCAATGTCACAATCGATCATCGATATCAATTATCCTTATTTTTAAGTTCTGCAGATCATCCAGGTTTGTCACTTGTGAATGAAGCACTTACTGGCTCGAACTATCATCATTGGAGTCGATCAATAACAATCTCACTTTCAGCAAAACTAAAATTAGTCTTCATTGATGGAAGCTTGATCAAACCTATAACTGATGCAACTCAGATCTCTTTGTGGACACGAAGCAACGATCTGGTAATCTCCTGGCTTCTAAACTCAATCAGTTCTGAAATTCGTAAATCGGTTGTGTTTATGCATACGGCTAAAGATATCTGGAATGATCTCGTTGTTCTTTTTTCACAACATAATGTTCCTCACTTATTCTATCTTCGTAAAGATCTAGCATCACTCACTCAAGACACATTATCAATAACTGAATATTTCACAAAGTTTCGATGCTTAATTGATGAACTCGATGCTCTTTCTCCGATACCTAAATGTCTATGTGCCAATTCTAATTGTGCGTGTAACAATGTGAAGAAACTTGAGGATTATGAACAACTTGTGAAATTGAGTTAGTTTTTTATGGGATTGAATGAGAAATATATAAGTGTGTGTGGTCAAATCTTACTTATGAGTCCTCTTCATGATCTAAGCCATGTCTACTCTATGTTACTACAAGAGGAAAATTAAAGAGACTTTAGGCATGTTTCTGTTATGAATGAACATTCTGTTATGAATGCAAGATTTATGTCACAACAATCAGCTACAAACAAATCTAAGTTCACTAAGAAGTCATCAGATTCTTCAAGTTACTGTGAACACTGTAATATGTCTGGTCACACTCATGACAACACTCATGACAAATGCTTTGTACTCCATATATATCCGGAATGGCATCAACTACATGGACATCATAAACCTACGCCAAGAATAGTCAAGAAACTCTCCACACTCAATCAGGCAAACTCAACAAGTTCTGTGCAGTATGCAGTATCTGATAATCAGGCTCCAGTCATTGAAAATCCAGTTATATGTCTAATGCCTCTTCTCCTATCACTCAGAGCCAATGTCAACAGTTGTTAACCTTGTTGCATTCTACCAACAAACCTCAGGCATCTTTGGCACTATGAATTCAAAATGTTGATTCTCAGGGGGCAT
This sequence is a window from Apium graveolens cultivar Ventura chromosome 9, ASM990537v1, whole genome shotgun sequence. Protein-coding genes within it:
- the LOC141687485 gene encoding major allergen Api g 1, isoallergen 2; this encodes MGVQKTVVEAPSTVSAEKMYQGFLLDMDTVFPKVLPQLIKSVEILEGDGGVGTVKLVHLGEATEYTTMKQKVDVIDKAGLAYTYTTIGGDILVDVLESVVNEFVVVPTDGGCIVKNTTIYNTKGDAVLPEDKIKEATEKSALAFKAVEAYLLANLQFLA